From Lujinxingia vulgaris:
AATGCCGAATCATCTTACGATTCCCCCCTTCTTCTTGATGACAATGACGTCTGGAATCATGTTGCTGCGGGCAATGAACACACCTGCGCCATTACTGAAGATAACGCCCTTTACTGTTGGGGAGATAGTGCCAGCGGACAACTCGGTCCCAATGCCGTCGCAAACGGACGAACGCAGGTCGAAATCAACGACGGCGGCACCCCCATCAACACCTTCGTGGCCGTCGCCGCCGGCGATGCGCATACCTGCGCGGTGACGGCGGTGGGGGCGAATGGGTGGTGTTGGGGGAGTTTTTCGAGTGGGCAGTTGGATGGTGAGCCGACGGGGGATAGTGCGCCGCGTGAAGTGGGCAATGTTATTTCAGACTCGAACTCCTCGACTTTAGAGATTACCGCAGGCATGACCCACTCCTGTGCGGTAGCTATGGTAAGTGGCCAAAACAGAGCCTACTGCTGGGGAAGTACGTCTTTTGGCAAACTCGGACACGATGAAAATACATATCCGAATCGTCCTACTGGTCTTAACAACGTTCAACGGATCACAAACGGTTCAGATCATACCTGCGCTATCGAAAACGGTGTAGCCAAATGCTGGGGGGCGAATGTATGGAAACAACTTGGACATAGTGGAAGTTCAACGTCCGTCGCTATTGCAAGTGACGTAGATGGTTCTTACACGGGCTGGACCGATATCGCCGCTGGCGGTCAGCACACCTGCGGTATTGCCGACGGTACAATGCATTGTTGGGGGCTCAATGAAGATGCTCAGCTGGGCTATCCCACGGCTGGCCAAGATAGTAATGTTGCTCCCACAGAAGTGGATTGGCCCTACACCCCTTAAACTCGGGCTCTGGCCAACACGTCCGATCAAAAAACACCCCACCGCCTTTAACCTCCCGGCGGTGGGGTGTTTTGCGTTGGGCTCGGGCTGGAAGCTCGTGCTCGAGCTCGAGCTCGTGCTGGTAGCTCATACTCGTACGGGTAGCTCGTCCTCGATCTCGAACTCGATCTCGATCTCGGACTCGGACTCGCGAACCCCAACCGCCCATTACGAATCGACCCACTCCGCAACCCCCCGGCGCCCCACAACCACAAAACCACAAAACCACCTAACCACAACCCGCGAACCGCCGGCCGCCCACACGAATCGACCCACTCCGCGCCCCCCGGCGCCACACAACCACACAACCACAAAACCACCTAACCACAACCCGCGAACCCCAACCGCCCATTACAAATCGCCCCACTCCGCAAACCCCCGGCGCCCCACAACCACACAACCACAAAACCACACCCCGAGCGCATCCAGGGCGGCGCCTGGCAAGGAGGCAGGGATGAAGCTGTGGCAGCGCCACCGCGAATCCCTGACGACACAGCCAGCGTCGTCCTGGGGCGCTCGGCACCCTTGAACTCCCCGCCCCCCAGAGCAATAGTCATGTCTCATCATGTCACGCAGTACCCGCTCTCGCGAGACCGCATCCACGCGCCGTAACCGTGGTGTTGTACGGGCTCATCGCCTTTAACAACCTCCACCGCCGGGGTCCCGATGCCTGCGACCAACGTCTACGCCACCCACCACCGCCTACTCGCCCACCTCTTCGTTTCGCTCCTGGCAACCGCGCTGCTCGCTTTGCCGGGTGCTGCGTTTGCGCAAGAGAACGCCGAAAACGCCGAAAACGCCGAAAACGCCGAAAACACCGAAAACACCGAACATACAAAAAACGCGGAGCCTGACGAGGCGGTCGAGACCTTGGAAAACCTTGAGGCGAGCGACGAGGAGCGCGCCCTGCGCTTTTACGAAGCGGCCAGCCAGGCCTACCAGAGTGGCGAATACGGGAGGGCGGCCGATCTGCTCGAGAATGCTCGCCGGCTCCACCCCGACCCGGTCTACACCTACAATCAGATCCTGGCGTACGGGGCGTTGAAGCGGCCGGGGTACGCGCTGGCGTTGCTCCAGGAGAACGCCGAGGTGCTCCGGAACGACGGGCGTTTTGCCGGGCTGGATGCGATCCGCGTGGAGCTTCAGCAGGAAGTGGCTGCGCGCGATGCCCGGGCTGCGCTCGCGTCGCAAGAGGTTGAAACAAAAGAGGAATCCACAGCCGAAGCGGCGGCGATTGAGGCACCGCCGGAGGTCGACGAGGCCGCTCCCAACGTGCTGGCCTGGTCGCTGGTGGGGGCCGGCGGGGTGGCGATCGGGGCGGGGGTGCTCTTTGGCAGCGGTGTACTGCTGAGCGATACGGTCGACCGGCTCGAACGCAGCCGCCTGCCCGAGGCGGAGCTTGCGGTGTATGAAGGCAGCGAGCGCACCCGCGCCGACGATCTGCGACAGCTTCGCACCCACCAGACCCTCAACGTTGTGCTCATCGCCGGTGGGGTTTCTCTAGGCGCGGCGGGCGCCACCATGGTATTTCTCGACCGGCGCGCCGACCGCCCCCGGCCCCACGCGCTTCGCGTCGCGCCCCTGCTCACTGGCGAGCACGCCGGCGCCCTGCTGCGAGGGCGATTTTAGTTGTTTTCGATCATGCCGATAAAGTGACCCCTTCGCCCATGCCCTCTTCCCCCCACGCGCTTGAGCTCTTGCGCGAGCTGCTCCCGGAGTTTCCCGGGCTCCCCGAGCTTGAGTCGCTCGCCAGGGTCTTTGTCGACGTGCTCGAAGCCCAGGACAGCGCCTATGAGCGCCTGCTGCTCCCGGCGCTGGGGCTGGCCGAGCGCCGGGAGTTTCCGGCCCGCGAGATGCGCCATGGCGAGTCCTCCCTGGAGCTGCCCGAGCAGGCCTTCTGGCTTTTTGACCGCACCCGTCAGGCCAGCTGGCTCGACGCGGCGATGCTCTTTCCTTTTGAGAACATCGACGACTGGCTTGTCCTCTACCGCACCGCCGACGTCGACGAGGCCACCCACCGCGCGCTGCAACCTCTGCTGGTGCCCAGGCTTCGCCAGACGCTGACCTCGTTTCCCTGGTCGATCGTCGACTACGGCGGCGAAGACGACGGGCGCATGGACCACGACGAGTTCGTGCAGCTTATCGGTCAGGGCCGCTGGATGCGCGTCGACCACGACGCCAACCAGGGCATCTTCGGCGTGGCCACCTGGGCCGGGCAGGAGCGCCAGGAGATCTGGCGCGCCACCATCGACGACCACTTCCGCGCCGGCCTCGACCCGCTCTCGGAGGAGCCCCCCGAGCACCCGATCCTCCTCCCGGAAGGCTGGCAGCTACCCGACCCCGACGACTGCGCCGGTCGCGTGGCCGCCGAGCTCCTCGACGACGTCTACCACAACCTTCGCCGCTACGTGCTCGAGCGTCACGGCTTTGACACCGAACGCCTGGGCACGCTGATCCTGTGGCGCGACTGGCCCGATGAGCTCTTTGAGTTCGACGAGCGCGAAGATCCGCACCATCTCAGCCTCCCGCTGGCCATGAGCGATGAGCTCGGCGTCGACCCCACCCTCCTCGACGCGCTTCTGACGCGATGGCTCACGCTCTGCCTGGAAAAACGCGCCCGCGCGCTCCCCTTCTTTGGCGATATTCTCAGCGTGAGCCTGCCCCCCACCACCCTGCAGCTCCTCGACGCAGCCGGCGCCCCACAACCCCACCCACTGGCCGCCGAGGAACTTTTTGGCGCTCGCCCGCGTTGACTTCGCGCGCTTTACACACACCTTTGCTGAATACTAAAAGCGCCGCTTGTTGAGGCTCCCTCCTGACGGGTGTTGAGCCTGTATTTTATTGATCTTCTGTCTGCTACCGAGAGATTCATGCCTACGCTCACCGAAAAACTCGCCAAGGTCGATCGCCAGAAAGTCATCAAAGACGCCGCCCGCCTCATTGAGGACGAGGTCGCGTCGAAGAGCGGCCTCTCGGGCATGGCGATCAAAGGCGGTTACAAGGTCGTCAAAAAGATCAAACCGGCGATGATCGAGGAGTCCATCGATCACCTGCTCGACTCCTTCACCGGCGCGCTCGACCCCCTCTACCAGGACTACGTGGAGAACGCCGCGCTGAGCACCTTTGAGGCGTATATCCAGAAACACGACGATCGCGCGGCCAACGATCTTCTGAGCATCACCGATGCGAAGGCGGAGCGCTCCGACAACAAGATCCTCAAGTCGACCTACGGCAAGCTGCGCGGTCAGGCCGAGAAGCATGTCAAAGACGCGCTGCCCGGCGTCGGCCGCCTCATCGATCGCTACGCCCCCAAAGCTGCCTGAACCCGGAGCGGCATGTCCTCGCGCCACTCACCCTGCTTCATCTTACGCACCGTCGCCTACGGGGAGCGTGACGTGATCGTCACGCTCCTGGGGCGAGATTCCGGGCGTTTTGCGGCCCTGGCGCGGAGCGCGCGTACGAGTCGCAAGCGCTTTGGTGGCGCGCTCCAGCCCCTGCGGATGGTCGAGGCCATCTACACCCCTCCCACCCGCGGCGACCTGCACACCCTGCAGGAGCTCGACGTCAGCGAGGATTACCCGGGGCTTGAAGACCGTTTAGAGCTTTTGAGTGCGGCAAGCTACGCCACCGAGCTCGTGCGCGAGACCTGGCGCGAGGGCGAAGACGCCCGCGCCATCTTTGAGCTGCTTCGTCAGCTCTACGCGTTTCTACCCCGCTGCGAGGACAACCTCGACATCCTCTGCCTGGCCCACCATTTCGAGCTGAGCCTGCTCAACCTCTACGGGCTGGCGCCGGCGATTGCGCATTGCGCGCGCTGCGCCGCCCCGGCCGACACCCTGCCCCGGGCGCGTTTTGCCCGCAGCGGCGAAGGCCTGCTCTGTGAGGCATGCCGCCATGCGGGGGAGGCGGTGGGGGTGATTCACCCGATCACCCTCCAGCTGCTTTTGCACCTGGAAGACCCGCGAAACCCGCGCCCTTCCGTGCCCCTGGAGGACGCCCTTGCGCAGGCCCGGCGCGTCATCGATACTTCCGTTGACTCGCTGGTCACCCGAACGCTCCCCGCCCGAGACATGCTTCGATCTCTGGTCACAATCTGATACAAATTCACCAGAGAGTACGCGTAGATACCCCGCACGCGCGCCCCTGCTCGACCTTTTACGCTTTTACGCCCGCCACGCTGACACACCTGTGAGACCCCATCGATGGAAAACCATCCCAATGATCGCCAGCCCGTTAAGATCCTCTGGGTCAACGCGCTCTTTCTGATCGGCACGCCCCTTCTGGCCGCCATCCTCGCGCCCCTCTACATCGCCGCCAACGGCGTGCACTGGAGCGAGGTTGTGGCGATGTTCGTGCTGTGGATCTTCACCGGTCTGGGCATCACGGCGGGCTACCACCGCATGTTCTCGCACCGCGCCTGGTGGGCGGCCAAACCGGTGCGACTCCTACTGCTGATCTTCGGGGCGGCGGCCTGGCAGAACAGCGTCATCGCCTGGTCGGCCGGCCACCGCTACCACCACCGCGACGTCGACACCGACGACGATCCCTACACCATCAGCCGCGGCTTCTGGTACGCGCATATGCTCTGGGTGATCATCAAAGGCGCGCGCCACGACGACTTCGACAACGTGCCCGACCTCTGGAAAGACCCGCTCTGCGTGTGGCAGCACAACAACTACAACCTGATCAGCGTGGGCTTTAACCTGGGCGTGCCCCTTCTGCTGGGCGTTTTGACCAACAACATTCTGGGGATGCTGCTGTGGGCGGGGCTTCTGCGCATCGTCTTTGTGCACCACGCCACCTTCTTCATCAACTCGCTGGCGCATATGTGGGGGAGCCGCCCCTGGACCCAGGAGCACACCGCCCGCGACAACGCGATCCTGGCGTTCTTCACCTTCGGAGAGGGCTACCACAACTTCCACCACACCTTCCCCGGCGACTACCGCAACGGCGTGCGCTGGTGGCAGTTTGACCCGACCAAGTGGCTGATCTGGACGCTGGAGCGGGTGGGCCTTGCGACCAACCTCAAGCGCAGCTCCTTCGATCGTCGTCTGCGCCGGCGCTGGAGCAACCTCTACGAGCGCTACCAGGCCCAGCGCGAGGAGTGGGAGGAGCAACTTCAAGCCCAGTTCGACGAGGCCAGCGCCCGCTTTGAGGCCTCCCTCGAAGAGGCCCGCGCGCTGCACCGCGACTTCGCCCGCCGCGCCGAAGAGCTCCACACCGAGGCGGCCCGCGAACTTCGCCGCGCCCGCCGCGAAGCCGAGCGCCGCGTCATCGCCGAGTACCGCGAGTTCAAACGCCTGCTCAACGAGATGCCCCAACTCGCACCGGCGACCGCCTGACCCAATCCTCACCCCGACCG
This genomic window contains:
- a CDS encoding RCC1 domain-containing protein, translated to NAESSYDSPLLLDDNDVWNHVAAGNEHTCAITEDNALYCWGDSASGQLGPNAVANGRTQVEINDGGTPINTFVAVAAGDAHTCAVTAVGANGWCWGSFSSGQLDGEPTGDSAPREVGNVISDSNSSTLEITAGMTHSCAVAMVSGQNRAYCWGSTSFGKLGHDENTYPNRPTGLNNVQRITNGSDHTCAIENGVAKCWGANVWKQLGHSGSSTSVAIASDVDGSYTGWTDIAAGGQHTCGIADGTMHCWGLNEDAQLGYPTAGQDSNVAPTEVDWPYTP
- a CDS encoding DUF6918 family protein, with the translated sequence MPTLTEKLAKVDRQKVIKDAARLIEDEVASKSGLSGMAIKGGYKVVKKIKPAMIEESIDHLLDSFTGALDPLYQDYVENAALSTFEAYIQKHDDRAANDLLSITDAKAERSDNKILKSTYGKLRGQAEKHVKDALPGVGRLIDRYAPKAA
- the recO gene encoding DNA repair protein RecO; the encoded protein is MSSRHSPCFILRTVAYGERDVIVTLLGRDSGRFAALARSARTSRKRFGGALQPLRMVEAIYTPPTRGDLHTLQELDVSEDYPGLEDRLELLSAASYATELVRETWREGEDARAIFELLRQLYAFLPRCEDNLDILCLAHHFELSLLNLYGLAPAIAHCARCAAPADTLPRARFARSGEGLLCEACRHAGEAVGVIHPITLQLLLHLEDPRNPRPSVPLEDALAQARRVIDTSVDSLVTRTLPARDMLRSLVTI
- a CDS encoding fatty acid desaturase codes for the protein MENHPNDRQPVKILWVNALFLIGTPLLAAILAPLYIAANGVHWSEVVAMFVLWIFTGLGITAGYHRMFSHRAWWAAKPVRLLLLIFGAAAWQNSVIAWSAGHRYHHRDVDTDDDPYTISRGFWYAHMLWVIIKGARHDDFDNVPDLWKDPLCVWQHNNYNLISVGFNLGVPLLLGVLTNNILGMLLWAGLLRIVFVHHATFFINSLAHMWGSRPWTQEHTARDNAILAFFTFGEGYHNFHHTFPGDYRNGVRWWQFDPTKWLIWTLERVGLATNLKRSSFDRRLRRRWSNLYERYQAQREEWEEQLQAQFDEASARFEASLEEARALHRDFARRAEELHTEAARELRRARREAERRVIAEYREFKRLLNEMPQLAPATA